CCGGGGTAAGATTGAAGAGACCGTCGGTCAACTGTTGTTTCACAACTTCGAAATGTTTCTCGGATTCTCTTTCTTCCAGTACTTCACCCACGCAGAAGATGATTTCCAACTTGCTGTCTAGGGCTTGTGCAACCTTCTTCACGAGAATAGGACTTGTTTCGCCATAGTAGCTTCTTCTTTCGGAGTGTCCTAAGATCACGCATTTAGCACCAGTGGAAGCTATCATTTCAGCTGAGATCTCACCCGTGTAGGCTCCGGCTTTTTCCGTTGCGCAATTTTGGGCAGCAACCATGATGGAAGATTCTGTGATGTTATGAGCCACTTTTGCCAAGTGGATAAAGGGAGTACCGAGAACAACAAGAACGCCTTCTCCGCCTTCTTTATATCTCACGTAATCATTCACTTCTCTAGCCAATTCAACTCCTTCAGCGAAGGTTTTGTTCATTTTCCAGTTACCTGCTACAATCTTTTTTCTCATATCTTTATGTTTTGAATTGTTTGTGCTTAATTGTTTCTTTTCCCTTTTCTACGTGGAATCAGTAAATATGCTACAAAGAAAAGAAGGATAATGGAGTAAACCAAATAAATTCGTTGCATTTGTTCCCTTGAATACACGCAATAAGCTGTCAAGTCGGTATCTTGTAATTCTTTCACGTCGGGAACATCTTTTCCAGCCCATTTGTCGAGAATTGTGCCTTCTCGGAGAATGATCACGCCGGGGTTAGAGCGAATCATGGTTTTTAACTGAATCTCGTCAGCCGTACAAAATTCATAGGGAACGTGATTCCGCTTTTTATATGCTTCAATATCCCGTTCCGAGGATGAGGTTAATCCGTAGAAACGAATCCCTTTTTCCCGGGCGTACTCCGCCAGTCGGTTGATGGCGGGTTGATATTGTGTATCGCTCTGGTTAAGGTTGTATGCTACGGCGAGGATCGTGTAATTATCGTCTTCCAGAATTTCTTCTGTGATGTTACCAAGCGTGGGGTGTTCGATTACAAGGTCATGAATCGGTGTAATATATCCTTTCTTTACCAGTCGCTCAGAGCTACTCTCGTATTCCCAGTTCAGCGTGTCTTGCCACGGGTAGTTTTCTTCCGTGAAAGACCGGATCTCTCCGGTTTGCTTGTTCTTATACTTTAGTGTGACTTCGTATTGATCCGGTTCAGCTCCTTCGGGAAGTCTCATGCTTTCCGTGATGTTCTTGCCGACAGCGTAAGGACGGAAATCCAGTACGGGCAAGTGACGATAGCAATAGATGGAAAGACATAGCATTCCAGCTCCTGCCAGGGTGAGAAACGAAAATTGTCCCATCAAAGGAAGCGATGATTTGTATTCCTTACGGTACACGAAGATCATGATGGCCAACAAGAGCAAAATGATATTCTTCCAAAAGGTTTGCCAGTTCGTTAGGATCATGGCATCCCCGAAACAACCGCAGTCACTTACTGGATTCGTCAGTGCCAGCACAAGGGTCAGTGGGGTGAAAAAAGCCATGAATAACAGAGAGCCCCATGCCATACGGGATACCCATAAATTAAACAACAGGGCAATTCCGATCAGAAATTCTGCCAGCGAGAGGGCGAAAGAGAAAAACAACGTGGTCGCATTCATCCAGCCCATGCCGAAAGCGTTAAAGTAGTCAGTGAATTTGTAATCAGATCCTAACGGGTCAATTCCTTTCACGAATCCGGAATAGATGAATACTATCCCGACAATAATCCTGCACAGGTTTTTGACGAGTCTCATGTTTGTTTATTTTCTAGTTAGACCTTACTCTTGCTCCACGACAAGGCGAATCAACCCGAAAACGGCGTAATTTACCATGTCGAAGTAATTTGCATCGATACCTTCCGATATGATCGTGGTACCTTGGTGATCTTCTATCTGTTTCGTACGGTTAATCTTCATCAGAATCAGGTCGGTGTACGAGCTGACCCGCATCTCCCGCCAGGCTTCATCGTAATCGTGATTCTTGGCAAGCATCAGTTCCTTCGCTTTATGAAAATAATTTTGATACAGGCGAAGGACTTCATCTTGGGGGGTGTCGTTACCCGGTCCGAGTTGGAGTTGGATCAGTCCCATAATGGAATAGTTAATGATCCCGATAAATTCGGGAACAATGCCTTCCCCGACTTTCGTAATCCCCTTTTCTTCAATACTGCGTATACGGTTTGCTTTGATATAGATCTGGTCGGTAATGGAGGTCGGGCGGAGTATTCTCCAGGCTGTCCCGTAGTCCTGCATTTTCTTCACGAAGATATCCTGACATATATCTATCACTTTATCATATTCTTGTGCTGTATTTGGCATACTCTATTTATTTTTGATAATGAAATCTGAAAAATAAATTGTTAATTTGTCCTGTAAAAGTACTCAAATAATTGAATATTGGAAATCGAAAGTTGAAAATTATGACACATATAACGATCGGAGCGGAAAAGGTTAGCTTGGAGAAACCCGTGGTGATGGGTATATTGAACGTGACACCGGATTCTTTTTATGACGGGGGAAAGTACACGAGCGAGTTGAAGATCATGGAACGGGTGGATGAGATCGTGGAACAGGGAGCCGGGATTATTGATGTCGGGGCATATTCAACCCGTCCGGGGGCTGCGTTCGTGGACGCTCAGGAGGAGTTATCCCGGTTGAGTTTTGCCGTGGAATTGATTCGTAAGTACTACCCGCATCTTCCGGTATCGATCGATACGTTCCGGGCCGACGTGGCGAAAGAGATCAGTCATTGTCTCGGACCAATAATCATTAATGATATTTCCGGGGGAACAATGGATGACAAGATGTTCGAGACGGTGGCGGAATTAGGACTTCCTTATATCATGATGCACATTCAGGGAACACCTCAGGATATGCAGGTTAATCCTCATTACGATGACGTCGTGCGTGAGGTTCGGGAGTTTTTCACGGAACGGATTGCTCGTTTAAATACTCTGGGATTTAATAATATAATATTGGATCAAGGATTCGGTTTTGGAAAGACCGTAGCCCATAATTACGAGTTGATGGATAAAATGGAGTCCTTCCTGGATTTGGGTTATCCTTTATTGGTGGGAATCTCCCGGAAATCAATGATTTGGCGTTTACTGGAGGTTACACCCCAAGAGGCATTAAATGGAACAACCGTACTGAACACGATCTCCCTGTTGAAAGGGGCACATATTCTCCGGGTTCATGATGTGCGAGAAGCCGTGGAAGCCGTGAAAATCGTGGAGGCGATGAAAATGAGTTTATAAAATTGGTATAGTTTGAAGGTTCGTAAGGTTTATAAAGTTCGTAAGGTTCATTGACCCCTGCGGGGCGCTTTGTCAACGGTAGCGTGTGCTACCTTTTAGCCCTTCCCCTGTGTAAGGGGGAGTTGGAGGGGGCAGTCTGTCTGTATAAAACAAGACTTTATGAACCTTATAAACTTTATGACTTATTTCAGTTGTTTATAAAATAGCGGATGGATGACCTGCCATAGCACGATTCCGGCGGTGACGGATATGTTGAATGAATGTTTGGTCCCGAATTGGGGGATCTCGATACAGTCATCCGAAAGATCAACCACTTCCTGCTGTACGCCTTTTACCTCGTTTCCGAAAATGAAAGCATATTTTCGTCCGCTTTTGATGGTAAATTGTTCTAGGGAAATACTGTTCTCTACTTGTTCCACGGATAAAATGGTGTACCCCTCATTTTTCAATGCCTGAACCGCATCGGTGGTTTCCTCGAAATACTCCCAGTCTACGCTTTCTTCTGCACCGAGTGCTGTTTTGTGTATTTCCCGGTGGGGAGGTGTTGCCGTGATACCGCAAAGATATATCTTGGAAAGCCGGAAGGCATCGGACGTGCGAAACACGGAACCAATGTTATTCAAGCTGCGTACGTTGTCCAGTACGACCACGATCGGGAGTTTTTCAGCGTCTTTATACTCTTCCGTGGTGAGTCGGTTCAGTTCTTCATTGAGGAGTTTACGAGACATGTTAATTGAAAATTGAGTATTTTCGATTAGGGTTATTGATTTATTGCTTCGCCGATAAGGGTTGCAGGGGTACATTCCGTGACACGAACCTGAACGAGTTCTCCGACTTTAGCTCCGTTATCCGGGAAGACGATCACCTTATTCTGGCTGCTGCGACCGAAAAGTTCATCCGATTTCTTCTTGGAAACCCCTTCTACGAGTACCTCGAATACTTTGCCCACGTCTTTCAAGTTGCTTTGGTGAGAAATCTCCACCTGCATATCAATGAGTTCCTGCAAACGACGTCCTTTTACTTCCTCGTCCACGTTATCCGGCAAGTTGCGAGAAGCCACGGTACCCGGACGTTCCGAGTATTTGAACATGAAAGCGGAGTCGAACATCACCTCTTTCATCAAGGCAAGAGTCTGCTGATAATCATCCTCGCTTTCATTGTGGAACCCGACGAACACGTCCGTGGAAATTCCACAATCGGGGACGATCTCCCGGATGGCATGAATCCGGTCAAGATACCATTCACGGGTATATTTTCGGTTCATATCTTTCAGTACGGAATTACTCCCGGATTGGAAGGGTAGATGGATGTGTTTGCAAATATTGGAATGGGTGGCTATCGCACGTAGAATGTCATCATTCATATCTTTTGGGTGTGACGTGGCGAAACGGATACGCATGTTGGGTACCGTTTGGGCAACCATGGCGAGTAATGCCGGGAAATTCACTTCCTGATTATCTCCCCGCCAGAGGTAGGAATTTACATTCTGACCGAGTAGTGTCACTTCCTTGTAACCTTTGGATTGAAGGTCTAGAACTTCATTGACAATACTTCTGGGACTTCGGCTACGCTCGCGTCCTCGGGTGTACGGAACGATGCAATAGGTACAGAAATTATTACATCCCCTCATGATGGAAACGAATCCGGATATGGCTGTTTCGTCAATTCGGGAAGGGCAGATGTCCTTGTAGGTTTCCGTGGTAGAGAGTTCAATGTTGATGGCTTTCTCGCCTTTCTCGGCTTTCTCAACCAAGAGCGGGAGATCCATGTACGCATCGGGACCAACCACGATGTTCACGTTCTTCTCCTGTTCAAAAAGAGCCTCTCCCAAACGTTCTGCCATACATCCCATGATGGCGACCAGCACGTGTGGGTTCTTTTTCTTTACCTCGGAAAATCCTTGTACCCGTCCGCGAACCCGTTGTTCCGCATTTTCACGTACGGAACAGGTGTTCACCAGAATCACGTCTGCTTCACTTTTTTCTTGCGTCCGTTGGTATCCTTTGTCTTCCAAGATGGCTGCAACCACTTCACTGTCTGCTACGTTCATTTGGCAACCGTAAGTTTCGATATAAAATTTCTTTACCTTCATTCCTGATTTTATTTGCAGGGGGCAAAGGTAATGAATTTTAGTCTACGGGCTTTCTATTTTCTTTTAAAAATACAAAACCATATTTTCGTTTGTCTTGGAAATACATATAGTGTATATGTTGTCGTTATCTCTTCGTTATCCATTCGTTCCTATAGAGCATGTGTTCATCGATAGTATATCGAAAAGATGTAAGGGTATTGAAAGTCAGGAATTTATTAAGTTTAGAGGAAAAATGTATTTGAAAATTTGCATTGAAATTCTTTATGAACTACATTTGCCTCGTTCATTTGTCTAATATGGTCCTCTCTGTTTAAGAGGCGGACGTTTAGGAAAAGAGCGTCTTATTTAATTCTTCGGGCAAAGATCACTCCGTGGATGATCAGGAGGCGCAGCTTTGTCCTGGAATGAATGAATAAAAATTATGTAATGCTTAAATTGTCCGATAACGAGCTACATTGGTATGTTGCAAATACTTGTCGTCAGGAGAAAAAGATAAAACAGCGTTTGGATAGCATGGGGATCGAGAATTTCATTCCGTTCCAACAAATTGCACGAAAAATTCATGGTGTTGATAAATTAATTGAAGTACCGGTTATTCCTAATCTGGTATTTATTCATACGACCTTTAAATCTTGCATGTCATTGATTCAAGAGTATGCTTTTGACATGCGTTATTTGAGGGATCGGGAAACGGGTAACTTTTTGATTGTTCCCGATAAACAGATGAATGATTTTATGTTCTTGCTTGACTTCTCCAAAGAAATGGTGGAGGTGGTGAACGAGAATCTGAAAAAAGGCGATAAAGTACGTGTCATAAAAGGGGATTTTGCCGGGATCGAGGGTGAATTGATCCGGGTGAAAGGTCATAAAAGAGTGGTCGTAAGGCTGGAAGGGGTCGTGTCTTTAGCTACAGCGTATATTCCTGGTAGTTTTCTGGAAAAGATAGAATAGAAGAATGAAGAATGATTTTTTTCATGACTTGTACATGGCCATTCGGGATGTACGAGTAAGGGATTGTTCTGCAATGTCATTATCTCATTTGCTACATGGTTATTTGTCCGTGTATGCGATGGTTCGGGTTTCTCCCGTTTTAGAACGGGAGTATGGAACATTGCAGGAAATTCATGAACGGTTACGTGAAATAGCCAAGGAATTGTCTAAGGCAATGAAAGATACATCTATCGAGGAGGACGAAAGGATAGGGTACGTGGCTGATTTGATGGATGCTTATCAGACATATTCGGATATGGATTTTTTGAATGAGGCGTTGGATATGGCTTATCGGGTATTGACCGTGGATGAGCAAGGGGAGATCGTGATACCGGATAAAACTCCTAACGTGTGTCGATTACTTTGTAATTGGTACTATTTTACGGGGGAGGAGTGGTGTCTGGAGATGGCGGAGGAGATTGCTGAAGATTACGATAATCTGGAACAAAAACAAGTGTGGCAGTGGTTGCGGACGGAGAGATGCTTTAAAAATTTGTCAGAAGATACGATATTTTTGGAGAGATGGAGTAAAGAAGAGAAGGAGATTTTGAGTAATATCATTGGTTCTATAGAAAATGCCGGAATAGCGGGTAAAGAAACTTTTTGTTTCGAGATATTGGGGATGTGGGAATTGAAGGGTAAAGGTTTTGAATTATAATTGAAATCGTTAAATATATCATGAAGAATTTTGCTTTGATCGGGGTGGCCGGTTACATCGCTCCCCGCCATTTACGTGCCATAAAAGACACGGGTAATCGTTTGGTCGCTGCTTACGACAAGTTTGATAGCGTGGGAATCATGGACAGTTTCTTTCCCGAAGCGTCCTTTTTCACGGAGATGGAATTGTTCGATCGTTATTGTTCTCGGATAAAGGGAGATGATAACCGGGTAGACATGGTTTCCATTTGTACACCTAACTACTTGCATGACGCTCATATCCGTTACGGGTTACGCTTGGGTGCTGACGTGATCTGCGAGAAACCGCTGGTGTTGAACCCGTGGAATATCGATGCTTTGGCCGAGGTGGAACGGGAAACCGGGCACAAGGTGAACAACATCCTTCAACTTCGCTTGCATGACTCGATCAAGGCCTTGAAAAAACGAATAGACGAGGGTCCGAAAGATAAAGTTTACGACGTGGATCTGACTTATATCACTTCTCGCGGTAACTGGTATTACACGAGTTGGAAAGGAGACGAGCGTAAGAGTGGAGGCGTGGCAACGAATATCGGTGTTCATTTTTACGACATGTTGACCTGGGTTTTCGGTGGGGTTAAGGAGAACATCGTTCACGTGAAGAGCCATGACCGGGTGGCCGGGTATTTGGAGCTAGAACGTGCACGTGTTCGTTATTTCCTGAGCATAAATGCCGACAATCTACCGGAGAATGCCGTGGAGGGAGAAAAGCGCACGTATCGTTCCATCCGTATCGAGGGCGAGGAATTCGAGTTTAGTAACGGTTTCACGGAGTTGCACACGGAGAGTTACAAGCACGTTCTTTCCGGTGAAGGCTTTGGCTTGGACGAGGTTCGTAATTGTATAAATATCGTTCATCATATCCGTAACGCGGAACCGATAGGTTTGAAAGGTGATTATCACCCGCTGGCTAAATTACCTCTCGTGAAACATCCTTTCGGCTGGAGTAGATAATAATGAAAATAGGTATGAAATTACAGATGGTAGACTTGCAAGGTCAATATCAAAGAATCAAGAATGAAATTGATGCAAGTATAAAAAACGTGATAGAATCGGCCGCTTTCATAAATGGAACGCCAGTGAAGGAATTTGCTCGTCACCTGGAGGAATTCACGGGAGCGAAACACGTGATTCCTTGTGCTAACGGCACGGATGCGTTACAAATAGCCTTGATGGCTTTAAACTTGAAACCGGGAGATGAAGTTATAGTGCCAGCTTTCACTTACGTGGCAAGTGCGGAGGTGATAGGGTTATTAGGTTTGATCCCCGTGATGGTAGACGTGGATCCGGGAACTTTTAACGTGACTCTTAAAAATATAGAGCGAGCGTTGACTTCCAGAACGAGAGCGATAATACCTGTACATTTGTTCGGGCAGAGTTGTGACATGGAGGCAATTTTAGATTTTGCCCAACAACATGACCTATTTATCGTGGAAGATAACGCTCAAGCGATAGGTGCCATTTACTCGTTTCGTAACGGGAAACGGAGTCAAACGGGAACCATGGGAGATTTCGGGTGCACTTCATTTTTCCCATCTAAAAATTTAGGGTGTTATGGTGATGGAGGCGCGTTGATGACGAATAACGATGTTCTGGCAGACCGGGCTAGAATGATAGCCAACCATGGTCAGAAAGTGAAATATCACCACGAGGTGATAGGTTGTAATTCTCGTTTAGACACGATTCAAGCCGCGATTTTGGACGTGAAACTGAAATACTTGAACGAGTATAACTTGGCCAGGAATGAAGCAGCTCGTTACTATACGATCCAGTTGAAGGATGTTGAAGGTATCGTGTTTCCAGAAGAAAAAGCATATAGTACCCATGTTTATCATCAATACACGCTAAAGGTAGAGGGTGGAAAACGTGATACTTTGAAAAAATTCTTGGAGGAGGATGGAATCCCCTCGATGATCTATTATCCATTGCCCCTGCAGGAACAAGAGGCATTCCGGAAAATAGCTCGATCCACGGGTGATTTAACCGAGTCAAGTAGGCTAGCGTCTTCTGTACTTTCATTACCGATGCACACGGAACTGACAAGAGAACAACAAGATATCGTGATAGACCGGGTAAAGAAATTTATTTTTTAATCGTTCAATTTTCAATTTGTAATGTATTCAAAATTATTAAATAAAGAGGCCAAACTGGCCTTGGTTGGCTTGGGTTACGTGGGTTTACCCATAGCGTTAGAGTTTGCCAAGAAGATTCAAGTAATCGGTTTCGATATAAACGAGGAGCGTCTAGCCAAGATGCGTCAAGGGATAGACCCGTGTAAGGAGTTGGAACATTCAGCCTTCGAGGGGGCGGATATAAAATTCACGTCTTCCATTGACGAGTTGCGAGAAGCCTCTTTCTTTATAGTTGCCGTCCCCACTCCTATAGATAGGCATAATCAACCGGACTTGACCCCGTTGTTGAGCGCAACCCGTTCCGTGGCTCACGCCTTGAAAAAAGGGGATTACGTGGTTTACGAGTCAACGGTTTATCCCGGTTGCACGGAGGAAGATTGCTTGCCAATATTGGAAGAAATTTCAGGCTTGAAGGTCGGTCTTGATTTCAAGATCGGTTACTCGCCGGAGAGAATTAACCCCGGGGAGAAGGTACATACCTTGCCTAACACGATCAAGATCGTTTCTGGTTGTGACGGGGAGGCATTGGATATTATCGCTAAAGTTTACGAGTTAGTTGTGAAACCGGGTGTTCATCGTGCCCCGAATATCAAGGTTGCCGAGGCCGCCAAGATCATCGAGAACACGCAACGGGACGTGAATATTGCTTTGATGAACGAGTTGTCGATCATCTTTAGTCGTATCGGGATCAACACGTATGACGTGCTGGAGGCCGCTGGAACAAAATGGAATTTCTTGAAATTTTACCCGGGGTTAGTGGGTGGACATTGTATAGGGGTTGATCCTTATTATTTGGTTTACAAGGCTAGCGAGTTAAAATATCACACGCAAATTATCAGTGCCGGGCGTTTTATAAACGACACGATGGGAGGCTATATCGCTAAAAAACTGGTGAAGAAGTTGATCGGGATGGGTAAAGGAATTCTAGGAGCTCGTGTGTTAGTTATGGGAATAACGTTCAAGGAAAACGTGGCGGATATACGTAATTCGAAAGTGGTTGATATAATTAACGAGTTAAAGGATTTTGGTGTCGACGTGGATGTTGTTGACGCTTATGCCGATTCTGAGGAAGTAAAACAGATGTACGGTTTCGGGTTAATAGAAAAGCCGAGGAATAATTATGATGCCGTGATCGTGGCCGTTTCTCATGATGCTTATAAAGACTTGGACGAGAAGTATTTTAAATCATTGACTTACGATAACGCTGTGCTAGTGGACGTGAAAGGAATGTACAGGGATCGAATTCACGAGTTAAAATATTGGAGTTTGTAAATTTTTGCATGAGATAGAAAATAAAGGAGAATAGAGAGGTTTATTGATAAATTTTACAATTGGAGAGAATTAATTTCATTTTAAAGGAGGCTTGTAGGCGTGATAAATAATTATAGAAAAGGATATGAGTTATTTATAATTTGAATGATTGCATGTTTACAAGGATGAAAAAAGTTTTCTTTTATAAAAGAAAAGGTTTTCTTACAGACGCGTTTATTGTAACTTTAGGGACAATTGCAGCACAGGTGTTGCCATTAATTTTTTATCCTGTATTGACCCGTTTATTTTCCCCGGCAGATTTTGGAATCTTGGCTACGATAACGGCAATAACAGGAGTACTTACAGTAATCGTTACAGGAAAATATGAAACAATAGTATTAATTGTTGATGATAAAAAAGATACTGCCAATTTATTGATTGCAATTCTTTTAATATCATTATGTTCCCTTTTAATATCAGAAATTTTAATGTGGATATTTTCTTCTGAGATTTCTGTTTTATTCAATGATCCAGAGTTAAGATACTGGTTATTTTTATGTCCAATTCTTTCTTTTTGTATTGTAATATACCAGTGTTACAATGAATGGTGTGTAAAGTACAAGTATTTTGCAAATTTGTCATGGAACAAAATAACTAATGCTGGAGCTATCGTTTTATCGA
The window above is part of the Butyricimonas paravirosa genome. Proteins encoded here:
- a CDS encoding DUF1599 domain-containing protein, with amino-acid sequence MPNTAQEYDKVIDICQDIFVKKMQDYGTAWRILRPTSITDQIYIKANRIRSIEEKGITKVGEGIVPEFIGIINYSIMGLIQLQLGPGNDTPQDEVLRLYQNYFHKAKELMLAKNHDYDEAWREMRVSSYTDLILMKINRTKQIEDHQGTTIISEGIDANYFDMVNYAVFGLIRLVVEQE
- a CDS encoding Gfo/Idh/MocA family oxidoreductase; its protein translation is MKNFALIGVAGYIAPRHLRAIKDTGNRLVAAYDKFDSVGIMDSFFPEASFFTEMELFDRYCSRIKGDDNRVDMVSICTPNYLHDAHIRYGLRLGADVICEKPLVLNPWNIDALAEVERETGHKVNNILQLRLHDSIKALKKRIDEGPKDKVYDVDLTYITSRGNWYYTSWKGDERKSGGVATNIGVHFYDMLTWVFGGVKENIVHVKSHDRVAGYLELERARVRYFLSINADNLPENAVEGEKRTYRSIRIEGEEFEFSNGFTELHTESYKHVLSGEGFGLDEVRNCINIVHHIRNAEPIGLKGDYHPLAKLPLVKHPFGWSR
- a CDS encoding nucleotide sugar dehydrogenase, producing the protein MYSKLLNKEAKLALVGLGYVGLPIALEFAKKIQVIGFDINEERLAKMRQGIDPCKELEHSAFEGADIKFTSSIDELREASFFIVAVPTPIDRHNQPDLTPLLSATRSVAHALKKGDYVVYESTVYPGCTEEDCLPILEEISGLKVGLDFKIGYSPERINPGEKVHTLPNTIKIVSGCDGEALDIIAKVYELVVKPGVHRAPNIKVAEAAKIIENTQRDVNIALMNELSIIFSRIGINTYDVLEAAGTKWNFLKFYPGLVGGHCIGVDPYYLVYKASELKYHTQIISAGRFINDTMGGYIAKKLVKKLIGMGKGILGARVLVMGITFKENVADIRNSKVVDIINELKDFGVDVDVVDAYADSEEVKQMYGFGLIEKPRNNYDAVIVAVSHDAYKDLDEKYFKSLTYDNAVLVDVKGMYRDRIHELKYWSL
- a CDS encoding RNA methyltransferase encodes the protein MSRKLLNEELNRLTTEEYKDAEKLPIVVVLDNVRSLNNIGSVFRTSDAFRLSKIYLCGITATPPHREIHKTALGAEESVDWEYFEETTDAVQALKNEGYTILSVEQVENSISLEQFTIKSGRKYAFIFGNEVKGVQQEVVDLSDDCIEIPQFGTKHSFNISVTAGIVLWQVIHPLFYKQLK
- a CDS encoding UpxY family transcription antiterminator → MLKLSDNELHWYVANTCRQEKKIKQRLDSMGIENFIPFQQIARKIHGVDKLIEVPVIPNLVFIHTTFKSCMSLIQEYAFDMRYLRDRETGNFLIVPDKQMNDFMFLLDFSKEMVEVVNENLKKGDKVRVIKGDFAGIEGELIRVKGHKRVVVRLEGVVSLATAYIPGSFLEKIE
- the folP gene encoding dihydropteroate synthase, with product MTHITIGAEKVSLEKPVVMGILNVTPDSFYDGGKYTSELKIMERVDEIVEQGAGIIDVGAYSTRPGAAFVDAQEELSRLSFAVELIRKYYPHLPVSIDTFRADVAKEISHCLGPIIINDISGGTMDDKMFETVAELGLPYIMMHIQGTPQDMQVNPHYDDVVREVREFFTERIARLNTLGFNNIILDQGFGFGKTVAHNYELMDKMESFLDLGYPLLVGISRKSMIWRLLEVTPQEALNGTTVLNTISLLKGAHILRVHDVREAVEAVKIVEAMKMSL
- a CDS encoding BT_3928 family protein; the protein is MRLVKNLCRIIVGIVFIYSGFVKGIDPLGSDYKFTDYFNAFGMGWMNATTLFFSFALSLAEFLIGIALLFNLWVSRMAWGSLLFMAFFTPLTLVLALTNPVSDCGCFGDAMILTNWQTFWKNIILLLLAIMIFVYRKEYKSSLPLMGQFSFLTLAGAGMLCLSIYCYRHLPVLDFRPYAVGKNITESMRLPEGAEPDQYEVTLKYKNKQTGEIRSFTEENYPWQDTLNWEYESSSERLVKKGYITPIHDLVIEHPTLGNITEEILEDDNYTILAVAYNLNQSDTQYQPAINRLAEYAREKGIRFYGLTSSSERDIEAYKKRNHVPYEFCTADEIQLKTMIRSNPGVIILREGTILDKWAGKDVPDVKELQDTDLTAYCVYSREQMQRIYLVYSIILLFFVAYLLIPRRKGKRNN
- the tpiA gene encoding triose-phosphate isomerase gives rise to the protein MRKKIVAGNWKMNKTFAEGVELAREVNDYVRYKEGGEGVLVVLGTPFIHLAKVAHNITESSIMVAAQNCATEKAGAYTGEISAEMIASTGAKCVILGHSERRSYYGETSPILVKKVAQALDSKLEIIFCVGEVLEERESEKHFEVVKQQLTDGLFNLTPEQFAHVVIAYEPVWAIGTGKTATPDQAQEMHAFIRSVVAEKYGQAVADETSILYGGSCNAGNADAIFSNPDVDGGLIGGASLKAADFFEIIKARARH
- the miaB gene encoding tRNA (N6-isopentenyl adenosine(37)-C2)-methylthiotransferase MiaB → MKVKKFYIETYGCQMNVADSEVVAAILEDKGYQRTQEKSEADVILVNTCSVRENAEQRVRGRVQGFSEVKKKNPHVLVAIMGCMAERLGEALFEQEKNVNIVVGPDAYMDLPLLVEKAEKGEKAINIELSTTETYKDICPSRIDETAISGFVSIMRGCNNFCTYCIVPYTRGRERSRSPRSIVNEVLDLQSKGYKEVTLLGQNVNSYLWRGDNQEVNFPALLAMVAQTVPNMRIRFATSHPKDMNDDILRAIATHSNICKHIHLPFQSGSNSVLKDMNRKYTREWYLDRIHAIREIVPDCGISTDVFVGFHNESEDDYQQTLALMKEVMFDSAFMFKYSERPGTVASRNLPDNVDEEVKGRRLQELIDMQVEISHQSNLKDVGKVFEVLVEGVSKKKSDELFGRSSQNKVIVFPDNGAKVGELVQVRVTECTPATLIGEAINQ
- a CDS encoding DegT/DnrJ/EryC1/StrS family aminotransferase, with the translated sequence MKLQMVDLQGQYQRIKNEIDASIKNVIESAAFINGTPVKEFARHLEEFTGAKHVIPCANGTDALQIALMALNLKPGDEVIVPAFTYVASAEVIGLLGLIPVMVDVDPGTFNVTLKNIERALTSRTRAIIPVHLFGQSCDMEAILDFAQQHDLFIVEDNAQAIGAIYSFRNGKRSQTGTMGDFGCTSFFPSKNLGCYGDGGALMTNNDVLADRARMIANHGQKVKYHHEVIGCNSRLDTIQAAILDVKLKYLNEYNLARNEAARYYTIQLKDVEGIVFPEEKAYSTHVYHQYTLKVEGGKRDTLKKFLEEDGIPSMIYYPLPLQEQEAFRKIARSTGDLTESSRLASSVLSLPMHTELTREQQDIVIDRVKKFIF